A genome region from Mercenaria mercenaria strain notata chromosome 11, MADL_Memer_1, whole genome shotgun sequence includes the following:
- the LOC128546854 gene encoding uncharacterized protein F54H12.2-like, giving the protein MFSMSRYMLNQVDVKLKFYRSSPEFCLISDEASPAFKIEIKDIYILAKKIRVNPAVIYGHAEILKTQNAKYPFNRVECRTQSIPSGSSSFNYENMFPDQRPNKVVVGFVNSKALSGDYKQNPFNFLNCNIRSICLYCDGLPVNGAPLKLDFNSTTGVTDVRAYVNAFTSTGKWREDEGSMLTREGFSSGVTLFVFQLEPNFSHHGEYLTLAKTGTVKLDVQFASPLSDTVSCVVLSEIPSFFQVDSSRDIVLE; this is encoded by the exons ATGTTTTCCATGTCACGCTATATGTTAAATCAAGTGGACGTCAAATTAAAGTTCTATAGAAGTTCGCCAGAGTTTTGTTTAATTAGTGATGAAGCATCACCAGCCTTCAAAATAGAGATAAAGGACATTTACATTTTAGCCAAGAAAATACGCGTGAATCCTGCTGTCATTTACGGTCATGCAGAAATTCTAAAAACACAGAATGCAAAATACCCGTTCAACAGAGTAGAATGTCGTACTCAAAGCATACCTAGCGGAAGCTCTAGTTTCAACTATGAGAACATGTTCCCAGATCAAAGACCTAATAAGGTCGTTGTAGGCTTTGTAAATTCAAAAGCTCTGTCTGGTGATTATAAGCAGAATCCTTTTAACTTTCTAAACTGTAACATTCGAAGCATATGTCTATACTGTGACGGTTTACCAGTTAATGGAGCTCCTCTGAAACTTGACTTCAACTCAACCACTGGCGTGACGGATGTGCGGGCCTATGTAAACGCATTTACATCTACGGGGAAATGGAGAGAGGATGAGGGTAGTATGCTAACAAGAGAAGGATTTAGCTCTGGTGTAACACTATTCGTTTTTCAGTTGGAACCAAACTTCTCCCATCACGGGGAGTATTTGACACTAGCAAAGACTGGTACTGTGAAATTGGATGTTCAATTTGCCAGCCCCCTTTCAG ACACTGTCAGCTGTGTGGTCTTAAGCGAAATTCCTTCTTTTTTTCAAGTGGATTCTTCCAGAGATATTGTATtggaataa